Proteins encoded within one genomic window of Pedobacter africanus:
- a CDS encoding DUF2264 domain-containing protein → MERRKFIGALSFAGILGTLIPQRILADEKHEPSVYAKNDRDYWYKLLYKIAGPVVHNLANGTLIKNMPLEKSPTFDSRSPSVTYLEAVGRTYAGIAPWLALPDDETKEGILRKSFRNEAIKGLNKCFTPGSADALNFSKDHQPIVDAAYLAQAFLRAPKALWEPLEAQTKTNIITSFKSLRNRKPFKSNWLLFGSITEAFLLTIGEEPDTVRLNEGPKMLNEWYKGDGWYGDGPNYAFDYYNSFVIHSMMVDTLAIMAAKNLVEQKVYDLALKRMQRHAVGQERMISPEGTYPPIGRSITYRTGAFQVLAQVSLMEKLPAGIKPAQVRCALTKVKQNMYETPGTFDKNGWLQLGFCGHEPEIADYYTSTGSLYMATLSFLPLGLPADHEFWTGAPVAWTAKQAWAGKGFAKDYHVDY, encoded by the coding sequence ATGGAAAGAAGAAAATTTATAGGTGCCTTATCTTTTGCCGGGATACTGGGTACACTGATACCCCAAAGAATATTGGCTGATGAAAAGCATGAACCAAGTGTCTATGCAAAAAACGATCGGGATTACTGGTATAAACTCTTGTATAAAATTGCAGGGCCGGTAGTGCATAACCTGGCCAATGGTACGCTGATTAAAAACATGCCTCTGGAAAAATCGCCTACGTTTGATTCCCGTTCACCTTCAGTTACTTATCTTGAAGCCGTAGGCCGTACCTATGCAGGTATTGCGCCCTGGCTGGCTTTACCGGATGATGAAACCAAAGAAGGTATTTTAAGAAAATCGTTTAGAAATGAGGCCATAAAAGGGCTCAATAAATGTTTTACGCCAGGTAGTGCCGACGCTTTGAATTTTTCAAAAGACCATCAGCCCATTGTAGATGCAGCCTATTTGGCGCAAGCCTTTTTAAGAGCACCTAAAGCATTGTGGGAGCCTCTGGAAGCGCAAACTAAAACCAATATCATTACTTCCTTCAAGTCGTTACGAAACCGGAAGCCTTTCAAAAGCAACTGGCTGCTTTTTGGCTCTATTACAGAAGCTTTTTTACTTACCATAGGCGAAGAGCCTGATACTGTCCGTTTAAATGAAGGACCTAAGATGTTGAACGAATGGTACAAAGGCGATGGCTGGTATGGCGACGGCCCCAATTACGCCTTCGATTATTACAACTCTTTTGTGATCCATTCTATGATGGTAGATACACTGGCAATAATGGCAGCTAAAAACCTGGTGGAACAAAAAGTGTATGATCTGGCCTTAAAACGTATGCAGCGGCATGCAGTAGGGCAGGAGCGTATGATCTCACCAGAGGGAACTTATCCGCCTATAGGGCGTTCCATCACTTACCGAACCGGTGCGTTTCAGGTGCTGGCCCAGGTGTCCCTTATGGAAAAACTGCCGGCAGGAATAAAACCGGCCCAGGTACGTTGCGCGCTCACCAAGGTAAAGCAGAACATGTACGAAACACCAGGAACTTTTGATAAAAATGGTTGGTTACAGCTGGGCTTTTGTGGGCATGAACCCGAAATTGCCGATTATTATACCTCTACAGGTAGTTTGTACATGGCTACATTATCGTTCCTGCCATTAGGGCTGCCTGCAGATCATGAGTTCTGGACAGGCGCTCCTGTAGCATGGACTGCAAAACAGGCCTGGGCCGGAAAAGGTTTTGCCAAAGATTATCATGTAGATTACTAG